One part of the Vicia villosa cultivar HV-30 ecotype Madison, WI linkage group LG6, Vvil1.0, whole genome shotgun sequence genome encodes these proteins:
- the LOC131609012 gene encoding uncharacterized protein LOC131609012: MVETPPPTSISGSAEQHNGNGNNGYTRPPVFVGENFEYWKDKLESYFLGLDGDLWDLLVDGYKHPVKARGVKLTRQEMSDDQKKEFKNHHKCRTVLLNAISHAEHEKISNRETAYDIYESLKMTHERNAQVKETKALALIQKYEAFKMEDDENIEKMFSRFQTLTAGLRVLDKGYTKADHVKKIIRSLPRRWGPMVTAFKIAKDLNEVSLEELISALRIHEIELDANEPQKKGKSIALKSNYKKCTNAFQAEEEDSEESESEEEDELSMISRRVNQLWKSKHRKFKNFKSSKKLEKRESSGSRRYDKKKLTCFECNEPGHYKSECLKLQKEKPKKKFHKKKGLMATWDDSDSSESDSEGEQANIALMATVDDGSESTSESDSEEVFSELSREELVSSLTELLELKAHLSIKYKKLKKIFDSETKKLEMENSELKENFLKLSKDIGSPSDSEKSIPSLNHILKEYDLSFRKFLSRSIDRSHLAYMIYAVSGNKRVGVGYEGDTPYKLEPVDDMKITYKPLYDQFKYGHSHVSLPRKLTESPLIYLP, encoded by the coding sequence atggttgaaactccaccacctacatctatATCTGGCTccgctgagcaacacaatggaaatggtaacaatggttacactagaccaccagtattcgttggtgaaaactttgaatattggaaagataaacttgaaagttactttcttggtttagatggtgacttatgggatcttctggtggatggttacaaacatccagtgaaagctagaggagttaagctgacaagacaagaaatgagtgatgatcaaaagaaagaattcaaaaatcatcacaagtgtaggactgttttgctgaatgctatctctcatgctgaacatgagaagatatctaacagggaaactgcctatgacatatatgaatcattgaaaatgactcatgaaagaaatgcccaagtcaaggagaccaaagctcttgccttgatccagaaatatgaagccttcaagatggaggatgatgaaaacattgagaaaatgttctcaagatttcaaacgttaactgctggattaagagttcttgacaagggatatactaaagctgatcatgtcaagaagatcattagaagcttgcctagaagatggggcccaatggtgactgcattcaagatagcaaaggatctgaatgaagtctctttggaagagctgatcagtgccctgaggattcatgaaatagagctggatgctaatgaacctcagaagaaaggtaagtctattgcattaaaatctaattataaaaaatgcactaacgcttttcaggctgaagaagaagattctgaagaatcagaatcagaagaagaagatgaactgtccatgatctccagaagggtaaaccaactctggaagagcaagcacaggaagttcaagaacttcaaaagttctaagaagcttgaaaaaagagaatcttctggaagcagaagatatgacaagaagaagctCACTTGCttcgagtgcaatgagccaggtcactacaagagtgagtgtctaaagcttcagaaggagaagcccaagaagaagtttcataagaagaaaggtcttatggctacttgggatgattcagattcatcagaatcagactctgaaggcgagcaggcaaacattgcactgatggccacagttgatgatggatcagaatctacatcagaatcagattctgaagaggtattttctgaactatctagagaagagttagtttccagtttaacagaacttctggaactcaaggctcatcttagtatcaaatacaaaaagctgaaaaagatatttgattctgaaactaagaagctggaaatggaaaattctgaactgaaggaaaattttttaaaattatccaaagatattggatctccttctgactcagaaaagtccattcctagtctgaaccatattctgaaagaatatgacttgagctttagaaagttcttatctagaagtattgacagaagtcatcttgcttatatgatatatgctgtttctggaaacaagagagttggcgttggttatgagggtgataccccatacaaacttgaacctgttgatgatatgaaaatcacatacaagccattgtatgatcagttcaagtacggCCACTCCcatgtgtcgctaccgcgaaaattaacagagtcgccactaatatatttaccctga